TAAGGTTTCTGCGTATGAAGAGATCTGGAATAGTGATGATGGAAGGTTTGGAGGTTCCCATCAGGTGAACCCCACCCCACTTACCGTGCACAATCAACCGTATCATGGAAGGGATGGGTATGTGGAAATGACGATACCACCATACGCAGCCGTTTATTTAAGACCAAACGAGTGAAAGGGGAGAAGAGGAATGGCAAAAGGAAGATGTGTGGCCATGTTGTTAGCAGGTGGAAAAGGGAGCAGGTTAAGTTCATTGACGAAAAGTCTTGCGAAACCCGCCGTACCATTTGGAGGAAAGTACCGTATCATTGATTTCACCCTGAGCAATTGCACGAACTCAGGCATCGACACGGTCGGAGTTCTTACCCAGTACCAGCCCCTCGTATTGAATTCTTATATCGGGATCGGGAGTGCGTGGGATCTTGACCGCAAGAACGGTGGTGTGACCGTCCTGCCCCCATATGCAGAATCATCCGAAATGCGCTGGTATACAGGGACTGCCAGTGCCATCTATCAAAATATGAATTACCTTGAGCAATACGATCCCGAGTACGTATTGATTCTGTCAGGTGATCACATTTACAAAATGGATTATAGTAAAATGCTTGATTATCATATCGAGAAAAAAGCAGATGTCTCGATTTCAGTCATTGAAGTGGGATGGGATGAAGCGAGCCGTTTTGGACTGATGAACACGAATGAGGATATGCGTGTCACGGAGTTTGAAGAAAAACCACCTTTCCCGAAAAGCAATCTTGCTTCGATGGGCATTTACATCTTCAATTATTCCGTGCTGAAGGATTATTTGGAGATGGATGAACGGAATCCAGATTCGAGCCATGATTTTGGGAAGGATGTCATCCCTCTCCTCCTGGATGAGAAGAAGAAATTGATGGCCTATCCATTTGAAGGCTATTGGAAGGATGTCGGTACGGTCAAGAGCCTTTGGGAAGCAAATATGGACCTGATCGATGAAGAGAATGAGCTGAACCTGTTCGATCATGATTGGAGAGTGTATTCGGTTAATCCGAATGAGCCGCCTCAATATATTTCAGAAGATGCCCTTGTGGAGGGATCTCTGGTAAATGAAGGGTGTACGATTGAAGGAACGATTCAAAAGTCCGTACTCTTCCAGGGAACGACGGTGAAAAAGGGAGCGCATGTCAGTCGTTCAGTCATTATGCCGGACGCTGTCGTTGAGGAAAACGCCTATATCGAGCAGGCGATTGTGCCTTCAAATGTAAGGGTTCCAAAGGGCTTATGCATCATGCCGGAAGAAGGATCAGATGAAGTGATTCTCGTGACGGAATCTTTCATTGAAACGCTTCTGGAACAGGAAAGAGTGTAAGGTTCAAGACCATCTTAACAACATTAGAGGAGGAGAAGTGTTTTGAAAAATACAATGCTTGGTGTTATTGATGCTACGAGTTACTACGATTCCCTGGAGGATTTATTGCTGCATCGCTCATTAGCGGCCCTTCCCATAGCCGGCAGATACCGGTTGATTGACTTTGTCCTTTCCAATATGGTGAATTCTGATATCGGCAGCGTTGCGATTTTTCCAAAGTTTCAATACAGATCATTGATGGATCACCTCGGGTCAGGAAAGAACTGGGACCTGAACCGGAAGCGGGATGGCTTGTTTTTCTTTCCTGCTCCTGGATTGGAAGCGAATGAAGAGGGTGTCGGGTCCTTTAATCACTTTGCCCATCATATGGACTACTTCAGACGCAGTACCCAGGAGTACGCCCTGATCAGCAATTGCTTCACGTTATGCAACATCGATTATCAACCCGTACTGGAACGTCATATCCGTATCGGTTGTGATATAACCGAAATGCGTCACAACGGCAGCTCCTTAGATATGTACCTAGTCAAAACGTCTACATTGATTGATTTGGTCGAGAACAGACGTGAATCGGGCTATACATGTATGCAGGATGTAGTGGACGACATGGATAGCGGATTCAAGGTGTGCGGATATGAGCATGCAGGATTTGTTCAGACGATAGATTCCATTGAAGAATACTATGATGCGAGCATGAAGCTTA
The DNA window shown above is from Rossellomorea vietnamensis and carries:
- a CDS encoding glucose-1-phosphate adenylyltransferase, whose product is MAKGRCVAMLLAGGKGSRLSSLTKSLAKPAVPFGGKYRIIDFTLSNCTNSGIDTVGVLTQYQPLVLNSYIGIGSAWDLDRKNGGVTVLPPYAESSEMRWYTGTASAIYQNMNYLEQYDPEYVLILSGDHIYKMDYSKMLDYHIEKKADVSISVIEVGWDEASRFGLMNTNEDMRVTEFEEKPPFPKSNLASMGIYIFNYSVLKDYLEMDERNPDSSHDFGKDVIPLLLDEKKKLMAYPFEGYWKDVGTVKSLWEANMDLIDEENELNLFDHDWRVYSVNPNEPPQYISEDALVEGSLVNEGCTIEGTIQKSVLFQGTTVKKGAHVSRSVIMPDAVVEENAYIEQAIVPSNVRVPKGLCIMPEEGSDEVILVTESFIETLLEQERV
- a CDS encoding sugar phosphate nucleotidyltransferase, producing MKNTMLGVIDATSYYDSLEDLLLHRSLAALPIAGRYRLIDFVLSNMVNSDIGSVAIFPKFQYRSLMDHLGSGKNWDLNRKRDGLFFFPAPGLEANEEGVGSFNHFAHHMDYFRRSTQEYALISNCFTLCNIDYQPVLERHIRIGCDITEMRHNGSSLDMYLVKTSTLIDLVENRRESGYTCMQDVVDDMDSGFKVCGYEHAGFVQTIDSIEEYYDASMKLMNLSYWKELFKKDMPIYTKVKDEPPTRYTSAASVKNSIIANGCFIEGSVKNSTMFRAVKVGKDTTISNSIIMQKSQIGDNCVLENVILDKDVRIEDGVKLIGEANNPIVIRKGMIQGALMNS